From Halobacillus sp. Marseille-Q1614, the proteins below share one genomic window:
- a CDS encoding PolC-type DNA polymerase III, translated as MLPIDLQILKYFFFEKPIYAYKIRPYLTTGNYLDLREKLSQEVHGTPGNQPLTNITYTVFDLETTGFLPEIGHEIISIGAVRMEGLDTYHHETFHQVVKPIRPVRNHTLKLTGLSREQIDKAPSFLEAFDRFLEFSRGSVLVAYPAKFDMRFMKAMLKRWKLPDYSPPVIDSQLMAKWLFPERKHYQLDPLLRKFSIPKLERHHALNDSIMTAELFRELLTTIMKKNILTFNELNDTLSNIEQKK; from the coding sequence GTGCTGCCAATCGATTTACAAATATTAAAGTATTTCTTTTTTGAAAAGCCCATTTATGCTTATAAAATCCGCCCTTATTTAACAACGGGCAATTATTTAGACCTAAGGGAAAAGCTTTCCCAGGAGGTACACGGAACGCCGGGGAATCAGCCTTTAACTAATATTACTTATACAGTATTTGACCTCGAAACGACAGGATTTCTTCCTGAAATTGGTCATGAAATTATATCAATTGGAGCTGTACGTATGGAGGGACTCGATACGTACCATCATGAAACCTTCCATCAAGTGGTTAAACCGATTCGTCCAGTAAGAAATCATACTCTTAAATTGACTGGTTTAAGCAGGGAGCAGATCGATAAGGCACCGTCCTTCTTAGAAGCCTTTGACAGGTTTCTTGAGTTCAGCCGAGGTTCCGTACTCGTTGCCTATCCCGCAAAGTTTGACATGAGGTTTATGAAGGCGATGCTCAAACGCTGGAAACTACCTGATTACTCTCCTCCTGTTATTGATTCGCAGTTAATGGCTAAATGGCTCTTCCCTGAAAGAAAGCATTATCAGCTTGATCCGTTGCTTAGAAAGTTTTCTATTCCGAAGCTAGAGCGTCATCACGCCCTAAACGACTCCATTATGACAGCCGAGCTGTTCAGAGAACTGCTGACGACAATAATGAAAAAGAATATCCTTACATTTAATGAGTTAAATGACACGTTATCCAATATAGAACAAAAAAAGTGA
- a CDS encoding thiamine pyrophosphate-dependent dehydrogenase E1 component subunit alpha: protein MFRTMLLARKIDERMWLLNRAGKIPFVISCQGQEAAQVGAAFALDREKDYALPYYRDMGVVLAFGMTAKDLMLSGFAKAEDPNSGGRQMPGHFGQKKNRIVTGSSPVTTQVPHAVGIALAGKMEKKDFVSFVTFGEGSSNQGDFHEGANFAGVHKLPVIFMVENNKYAISVPVSKQLACEKVSDRAIGYGMPGHTVDGNDPLAVYEVVKDAADRGRRGEGPTLIEAVSYRLTPHSSDDDDRTYRERDEVAEAKKKDSIVTFANYLREQNILTEEKETELNKELDDLVNEATEYAENAAYAEAESALNFVYEE, encoded by the coding sequence ATGTTTCGTACAATGCTGCTTGCAAGAAAGATAGATGAACGCATGTGGCTGTTAAACCGTGCGGGGAAAATTCCGTTTGTTATCTCCTGTCAGGGCCAGGAAGCAGCACAAGTTGGAGCTGCCTTTGCATTAGACCGTGAGAAAGACTATGCGCTTCCGTACTATCGTGATATGGGAGTAGTCCTTGCGTTTGGCATGACAGCCAAAGACTTGATGCTCTCAGGGTTTGCGAAAGCAGAAGATCCTAACTCAGGCGGACGGCAGATGCCTGGTCACTTTGGCCAGAAAAAGAACCGCATTGTTACCGGATCCTCACCTGTAACCACCCAAGTTCCTCATGCTGTAGGAATTGCGCTGGCAGGTAAGATGGAAAAGAAAGACTTTGTATCTTTTGTAACCTTTGGTGAAGGTTCTTCCAACCAGGGAGATTTTCACGAAGGTGCAAATTTTGCAGGCGTTCATAAGCTGCCGGTCATTTTTATGGTAGAGAATAACAAGTACGCCATCTCGGTTCCGGTATCCAAACAACTGGCTTGTGAAAAAGTGTCCGACCGCGCTATTGGTTATGGTATGCCTGGACACACGGTGGATGGAAATGATCCATTAGCTGTGTACGAAGTCGTAAAAGATGCGGCTGACCGCGGCCGCCGAGGCGAAGGGCCAACTTTAATTGAAGCCGTTTCTTATCGTCTTACACCGCACTCCAGTGATGATGATGATCGCACATATCGTGAACGTGATGAAGTTGCGGAAGCTAAGAAAAAAGATTCAATTGTAACCTTTGCCAACTATTTAAGAGAGCAAAATATTTTAACAGAAGAGAAAGAAACAGAACTCAATAAAGAATTGGACGACTTAGTCAATGAGGCGACAGAATATGCGGAAAACGCAGCATACGCTGAAGCTGAATCTGCATTGAACTTTGTCTATGAAGAGTAA
- the lpdA gene encoding dihydrolipoyl dehydrogenase: protein MAEEYDLVVLGGGTGGYVAAIRASKLGLKVAIVEKREMGGTCLHRGCIPSKALLRSAEVFRQTKEAEAFGVTAQEPVLDFAKVQERKQSIVDTLHKGVQGLMKKGKIDVFEGFGRILGPSIFSPTAGTISVELNNGEENEMIVPKNVLIATGSSPKSLPGLEVDGEYVMTSDEALQMQELPKSILIVGGGVIGIEWASMLSDFGVEVTVLEYLPGILPTEDDEVAKEMQKQMNKKGVNIVTDAKVLADTLQKDGQVSIDAEVNGETVTYQAERMLVSVGRSANVTNIGLENTEIEVENGVIKTNQYYQTKESHIYAIGDVIGGMQLAHVASHEGITAVEHIADKKPHPLNYDQVPTCIYSSPEVASVGLTEKQAKEQGFEIKVGKFPFKAIGKALVYGETDGFVKIVADKNSDDLLGVHMVGPHVTDMISEAGLAKVLDATPWEIAESIHPHPTLAEAIGEAAMAVDGNQIHG, encoded by the coding sequence ATGGCTGAGGAATATGATTTAGTCGTACTGGGCGGAGGAACTGGCGGATATGTAGCAGCCATCCGCGCGTCAAAGCTGGGGTTGAAAGTGGCTATTGTTGAAAAAAGAGAAATGGGAGGAACGTGCCTCCATAGAGGATGCATTCCTTCTAAAGCACTGTTAAGGAGTGCGGAAGTGTTTCGTCAGACGAAAGAAGCAGAGGCTTTTGGTGTAACTGCACAGGAGCCTGTGCTGGACTTTGCCAAAGTGCAGGAGCGGAAGCAATCGATCGTGGACACGTTACATAAAGGTGTGCAAGGGTTGATGAAAAAAGGGAAGATTGATGTATTTGAGGGCTTTGGACGGATATTAGGCCCTTCGATTTTTTCCCCGACGGCTGGTACGATTTCTGTTGAATTAAACAATGGGGAAGAAAATGAAATGATCGTTCCTAAAAACGTTTTAATCGCAACAGGATCGAGCCCTAAGTCGCTTCCGGGTCTTGAGGTTGACGGCGAGTATGTCATGACGTCTGATGAAGCCCTGCAAATGCAGGAGCTTCCAAAATCGATCCTCATTGTCGGCGGCGGCGTCATTGGGATTGAGTGGGCATCCATGTTATCTGATTTTGGTGTGGAAGTCACAGTACTTGAGTATCTGCCGGGTATCCTGCCGACAGAAGACGATGAGGTTGCCAAGGAAATGCAGAAACAAATGAATAAAAAAGGTGTCAACATCGTTACCGATGCGAAAGTTCTCGCAGATACCCTTCAAAAAGATGGCCAGGTGTCCATCGATGCTGAAGTAAACGGAGAAACTGTTACTTACCAGGCTGAACGTATGCTGGTCTCTGTAGGGCGTTCAGCAAATGTTACAAATATAGGTCTTGAAAACACTGAAATAGAAGTAGAAAATGGAGTTATTAAGACCAACCAATATTACCAGACCAAAGAATCTCATATTTACGCGATTGGAGACGTCATCGGAGGCATGCAACTGGCTCACGTCGCTTCACATGAAGGGATTACAGCGGTAGAACATATAGCTGATAAAAAACCTCATCCTCTTAATTATGACCAGGTACCAACGTGTATCTATTCAAGCCCTGAAGTTGCTAGTGTCGGTTTAACAGAAAAACAGGCAAAAGAGCAGGGCTTCGAGATCAAAGTGGGCAAGTTCCCATTTAAAGCGATTGGTAAAGCGTTAGTTTATGGGGAAACGGACGGCTTTGTGAAGATAGTGGCTGATAAGAACAGCGACGATCTTTTAGGCGTCCATATGGTAGGTCCTCATGTAACAGACATGATTTCAGAAGCAGGACTGGCTAAAGTATTAGACGCGACTCCTTGGGAGATCGCGGAAAGTATTCATCCGCACCCTACTCTGGCAGAAGCTATTGGTGAAGCAGCTATGGCTGTAGACGGCAATCAAATACATGGTTAA
- a CDS encoding sigma-54-dependent Fis family transcriptional regulator: MKRVLIVGAGKGGSALLKILHDSDQLTVAAVIDHNPGAEGLQIAERLGIETGSEWLDYIHKQIDIVIEATGSELVFEQIREARPAETVVIPGSVAYITSELLEEKENLLSKLKDQTNNQNLILNSIHDGMVVIDRNANITFLNQSGEKILAKKRKDVVGKHVHSVIPASGLPLLLTTKTKEVNKKLVLENGRKVITTRIPLIGSDNTLIGAYAVFKDITEIVGLAEEITDLKEVKTMLEAIIHSSDEAISVVDENGNGLMINPAYTRITGLKESDIVGKPATVDISEGESMHLKVLQTRRAVRGVRMKVGPLKKEVLVNVAPVIVDGKLKGSVGVLHDVSEIQLLTTELKRARQIIRNLEAKYTFADITGDSQELTLALEQARVGAKTPATVLLRGESGTGKELFAHAIHNESNRRHNKFIRVNCAAIAESQLESELFGYEDGAFVGAKQGGKKGYFEEAHNGSIFLDEIGDLTLPMQAKLLRVLQEKEIVRIGGTKPVIVDVRVIAATNVNLEKAIMQKTFREDLYYRLNRLPIYIPPLRERKGDLVPLTNHLIQKLNEDYGRNVRSIDEEAFLKLQDYDWPGNVRELENVIGRAMIFMEHQEEVIKKSHLPALTTLYDQQKEEAIWLGGSLQEAVDEYEKGLLADAFKTHDFNKTQTAKALGISIRNLYYKLDKYNLNKENLQGYS, encoded by the coding sequence ATGAAGCGGGTGTTAATTGTTGGAGCTGGCAAAGGCGGGTCAGCTTTATTGAAAATCTTGCACGATAGTGATCAGCTTACCGTCGCAGCGGTAATTGATCACAACCCCGGGGCAGAAGGTTTACAGATCGCTGAACGATTAGGGATTGAGACAGGCAGCGAATGGCTGGACTATATACATAAACAAATAGACATCGTCATTGAAGCGACAGGTTCTGAACTCGTGTTCGAGCAGATAAGAGAGGCTCGGCCGGCAGAAACCGTCGTTATCCCTGGATCTGTTGCCTATATCACTTCAGAACTGCTCGAGGAAAAAGAAAATTTATTAAGTAAGCTTAAAGATCAGACGAACAATCAAAACCTTATTTTAAACAGTATTCATGACGGCATGGTGGTTATTGACAGAAACGCTAATATCACCTTTCTTAATCAGAGCGGAGAAAAGATTCTTGCGAAAAAGCGGAAAGATGTGGTTGGAAAACATGTTCATTCTGTTATTCCGGCTTCAGGACTTCCGCTGCTTTTAACTACAAAGACGAAGGAAGTCAATAAAAAGCTTGTTCTTGAAAATGGAAGGAAAGTTATTACAACGCGGATTCCGCTCATTGGATCAGACAATACCCTTATCGGTGCCTATGCAGTTTTTAAAGATATTACGGAAATCGTAGGTCTGGCTGAAGAAATCACCGACCTTAAAGAAGTGAAAACAATGCTTGAAGCGATCATCCACTCATCGGATGAAGCTATCTCTGTTGTAGATGAAAATGGAAACGGTTTAATGATAAACCCTGCATACACACGAATTACGGGCTTAAAGGAAAGCGATATCGTAGGAAAACCGGCGACAGTGGATATTTCTGAAGGGGAGAGTATGCACCTTAAAGTGTTACAGACGAGGCGGGCGGTCCGCGGTGTAAGAATGAAAGTCGGACCGTTAAAGAAAGAGGTTCTCGTTAATGTTGCTCCTGTAATCGTTGATGGAAAGCTGAAAGGGAGTGTCGGCGTACTGCACGATGTCAGTGAAATCCAGTTATTGACCACTGAGCTTAAGAGGGCACGCCAGATTATCAGGAACCTTGAAGCAAAGTACACATTTGCCGATATTACCGGCGATTCTCAGGAGCTGACACTTGCTTTAGAGCAGGCAAGAGTTGGAGCTAAGACGCCGGCCACCGTACTTTTAAGAGGGGAATCAGGCACGGGAAAAGAATTATTTGCCCATGCTATCCATAATGAGAGCAATCGGAGGCATAATAAGTTTATACGGGTAAATTGTGCGGCCATTGCAGAATCGCAGCTTGAGAGTGAGCTGTTTGGGTACGAGGACGGGGCTTTCGTTGGTGCGAAGCAAGGCGGGAAAAAAGGATACTTTGAAGAAGCTCATAACGGCAGTATCTTTTTAGATGAAATCGGCGACTTGACACTGCCTATGCAGGCCAAACTGCTAAGAGTTCTTCAGGAGAAAGAAATTGTAAGAATTGGCGGCACGAAGCCGGTTATCGTTGATGTAAGGGTAATCGCAGCAACCAATGTTAATTTAGAAAAGGCTATAATGCAGAAGACATTTAGAGAAGACTTGTACTATCGACTGAATCGCCTTCCCATCTACATCCCGCCATTAAGAGAGAGAAAAGGGGATCTTGTGCCGTTAACGAACCATTTAATTCAAAAATTAAACGAGGATTACGGCCGAAACGTAAGATCTATTGATGAGGAAGCCTTCTTAAAGCTTCAGGATTATGACTGGCCGGGAAATGTACGGGAGCTCGAAAATGTGATCGGCAGGGCAATGATATTTATGGAGCATCAGGAAGAGGTTATTAAAAAATCTCACCTTCCTGCCTTAACCACCCTTTATGATCAACAGAAAGAAGAGGCCATATGGTTAGGCGGCTCTCTCCAGGAAGCAGTAGATGAATATGAAAAAGGGCTGCTTGCAGATGCTTTTAAAACCCACGATTTTAATAAAACACAGACGGCTAAAGCACTCGGGATCTCGATACGGAATCTGTATTATAAGCTTGATAAATATAATTTGAATAAAGAAAACTTGCAAGGATATTCATAG
- the buk gene encoding butyrate kinase, with protein sequence MQLHRILVINPGSTSTKIGVFENDQEVFERTIRHTADEINQFNHIIDQYEFRKNVILSELDKEGINISKLSAVCGRGGLLRPIEGGTYEVNEAMLEDLKNGYNGEHASNLGGIIAHEIAKGLNIGAFIVDPVVVDELQDLARISGVPEIPRKSIFHALNQKAVARRTASDLGVSYKEARLIVVHMGGGITVGAHRDGRVIDVNNGLHGDGPFSPERAGTVPAGDLISMCYSGQYYRGEMMKKLVGQGGLMAYLDTNDAVEVEKMIEHGDQKAKIVYEAMAYQIAKEIGSMSAVLEGRIDAVSLTGGLAYGKDFVEHIKRRVSWIADVLVYPGENELEALNEGTLRVLNKEELPKQYPNFAE encoded by the coding sequence GTGCAATTACACCGAATTCTTGTTATAAACCCTGGCTCGACATCGACGAAGATTGGAGTCTTTGAAAACGACCAGGAAGTATTTGAAAGAACGATTCGTCATACGGCAGATGAGATAAATCAATTTAATCACATTATCGATCAGTATGAATTTAGGAAAAATGTTATTTTATCTGAGCTCGACAAAGAAGGAATTAACATCAGCAAATTAAGTGCTGTCTGCGGGCGCGGTGGTCTGCTGCGTCCGATTGAAGGGGGCACTTACGAAGTCAATGAGGCAATGCTTGAAGATTTGAAAAATGGATACAATGGCGAGCATGCTTCTAATCTTGGCGGAATCATTGCCCATGAGATTGCCAAGGGACTGAACATTGGAGCCTTTATCGTTGACCCAGTTGTCGTAGATGAACTTCAGGATTTAGCGAGAATATCAGGAGTTCCGGAGATACCGAGAAAGAGTATATTTCATGCCTTAAACCAAAAAGCGGTGGCTCGGAGAACGGCTTCAGATTTAGGAGTTTCCTATAAAGAGGCTCGTTTGATTGTTGTTCATATGGGCGGAGGAATTACTGTCGGCGCTCATAGAGACGGCCGCGTAATTGATGTAAACAATGGTCTCCACGGAGACGGTCCATTTTCTCCTGAAAGAGCCGGTACTGTGCCTGCAGGAGACTTGATTTCTATGTGTTATTCCGGTCAATACTACCGTGGGGAAATGATGAAAAAGCTCGTAGGACAGGGCGGACTCATGGCTTACCTTGATACGAATGATGCGGTAGAAGTTGAGAAAATGATTGAGCACGGTGATCAAAAAGCAAAAATTGTTTATGAGGCGATGGCCTATCAGATTGCTAAAGAGATCGGCAGCATGAGTGCGGTGCTGGAGGGGCGGATTGATGCGGTCTCCTTAACCGGAGGATTAGCTTATGGTAAAGATTTTGTTGAACATATCAAAAGACGGGTCAGCTGGATTGCCGATGTGCTAGTTTACCCAGGTGAAAATGAGCTCGAAGCTCTGAATGAAGGAACATTGAGAGTCTTAAATAAAGAGGAACTGCCGAAGCAATATCCTAATTTTGCAGAATAA
- the yqiS gene encoding phosphate butyryltransferase, with product MKKLQELIDRLQGQPPKRVAIAQAADEEVLKAVKKASDIGMATFLLTGDVESIKQAAHKAELDLTQPAITIEGCEAAEASSKAVKAVKSGDAQVVMKGKVDTKSLLKAVLNKENGLRGRGVLSHVALFEIPHQERLIFLTDSAMNIAPTLEEKVQIVKNAVGVAVECGWKMPKVAPLAAVEVINPAMPATLDAAALTQMNRRGQITNCIIDGPLAFDNAVSKEAASQKSISSEAAGAADILMVHSIEAANALYKSFIYFAQAKVAAVISGAEAPIVLTSRSDSAESKLYSLALALNYSTK from the coding sequence ATGAAAAAATTACAAGAATTAATTGATCGATTACAAGGACAGCCGCCAAAGCGGGTGGCGATTGCTCAAGCTGCAGACGAAGAAGTCCTTAAAGCAGTTAAAAAAGCTTCCGATATAGGAATGGCGACATTCTTACTTACCGGAGATGTGGAAAGCATTAAACAAGCGGCACATAAAGCGGAGTTGGACCTTACCCAGCCCGCAATTACTATTGAAGGCTGCGAGGCTGCTGAAGCTTCATCAAAAGCCGTAAAAGCCGTTAAGTCCGGAGATGCACAAGTCGTCATGAAGGGCAAAGTGGATACGAAATCATTGCTGAAAGCTGTACTGAATAAAGAGAATGGGTTAAGAGGCAGAGGGGTACTGTCACATGTGGCATTATTTGAAATCCCTCACCAGGAGCGGTTGATTTTCTTAACTGATTCAGCGATGAACATTGCTCCCACTCTTGAGGAAAAGGTGCAGATTGTAAAAAACGCAGTGGGAGTAGCCGTAGAATGCGGCTGGAAAATGCCGAAAGTTGCGCCGCTTGCTGCAGTGGAAGTAATTAATCCCGCAATGCCGGCGACGTTAGATGCGGCGGCACTGACGCAGATGAACAGAAGGGGACAAATTACGAACTGTATAATTGACGGTCCTCTAGCTTTTGATAACGCCGTCAGTAAAGAAGCTGCCAGCCAAAAAAGCATTTCTTCAGAAGCAGCAGGGGCTGCTGACATACTTATGGTTCATTCGATTGAAGCAGCCAACGCCTTATATAAATCTTTTATTTACTTTGCCCAGGCAAAAGTGGCTGCCGTAATTAGCGGAGCGGAGGCCCCGATTGTGCTGACTTCAAGATCAGATTCGGCCGAAAGTAAATTATATTCTTTAGCATTAGCCTTAAATTACAGTACAAAATAG
- a CDS encoding DUF294 nucleotidyltransferase-like domain-containing protein — protein sequence MTSPDLTHFYKNQYPFDLLTEDQFSQIFSFAEEKEYSENEFIIHEDQNDDSIDIHFLVTGLAKNIMHRSNGRQLSVRFYYPGDLIGVMILLTSGEMRFSVQALEPLKTLKFDRETFLKVMSENTQFSKVVMDSISHLMKSLYDEVKYKSSTTDEADDRELYKKRAGAYMETPTFIHPQDSIEKAARLLQQEKVEALLVSEDRQTLLGMIGYGELLKAYFENNHTDPVYLHMTEEPYFISDQEFIYDALSYLKHHPTEIIPVHHKDKIVGILRQSSFFTIKNSIYFDLTYRISNALTAEEIKPLSPVYNSRFQSFVKSLMDDHMLAYDIAELMTNYNDRIHKQIIQIAEDEMIAEGYGAPPINYCFIVMGSEGRKEQAFSTDQDNGMILADFEHSLHKEQIDHYFKIFAEKINDMLNACGFPYCSGNIMAREEKWRQTKTHWYASIDRWIKKMDAEEIRDFTIFMDFRPIFGDFSLAYDLKKYVTRRIQNSLGLHQLLMKDTLRFRVPVQPFGRITGVGKRKTLNLKKSAIMQIVNTIRIYSMKYGIENINTISRLDIMAEQERFHPRDAENTKLALHKLMAFRLKENLRQLENDEPLTNELRLTQLNKEERRSLREALNIAKRLQQVLELSYNRNRVV from the coding sequence ATGACAAGCCCAGACCTTACCCACTTTTATAAAAATCAATACCCTTTTGATCTGCTGACTGAAGATCAATTCAGTCAAATTTTCAGTTTTGCAGAAGAAAAAGAATACAGTGAGAATGAATTTATTATTCACGAAGATCAGAATGATGATTCCATCGATATACATTTTCTCGTTACCGGGTTAGCGAAAAATATTATGCACCGTTCCAACGGCCGCCAGCTTTCTGTAAGATTTTATTACCCTGGTGATTTAATCGGAGTTATGATCCTGCTGACGAGCGGAGAAATGAGATTTTCTGTACAAGCTCTAGAACCGTTGAAAACTTTGAAATTTGACAGGGAAACTTTCCTTAAAGTGATGTCAGAGAATACCCAGTTTTCAAAAGTCGTTATGGACAGCATCAGCCATTTAATGAAAAGTCTATATGACGAAGTGAAATATAAGAGTTCTACCACGGATGAAGCAGATGACCGCGAGCTGTACAAAAAGCGCGCAGGCGCTTACATGGAAACCCCGACATTCATTCATCCGCAGGATTCGATTGAAAAAGCAGCGCGACTGCTGCAGCAGGAAAAAGTCGAAGCCTTGCTTGTGAGCGAAGATCGACAGACCCTTTTAGGCATGATCGGGTACGGAGAACTTCTAAAGGCATACTTTGAAAATAATCATACCGACCCTGTCTATCTTCATATGACCGAAGAACCCTATTTTATCAGCGACCAGGAATTCATCTATGATGCACTCAGCTACTTAAAACACCATCCGACTGAAATCATCCCTGTCCATCATAAAGATAAAATAGTCGGGATCCTAAGGCAGTCCTCCTTTTTTACGATCAAAAACTCGATTTATTTTGACCTTACTTACAGGATTTCAAATGCGTTGACGGCGGAAGAGATAAAGCCGCTGTCACCCGTCTATAATTCGCGTTTTCAAAGCTTCGTCAAAAGTTTAATGGATGACCATATGCTTGCTTATGATATTGCAGAATTAATGACTAATTACAATGACCGGATTCATAAGCAAATTATTCAAATAGCTGAAGATGAAATGATCGCAGAAGGATACGGTGCTCCACCGATAAATTACTGTTTTATTGTCATGGGAAGTGAAGGACGTAAAGAACAGGCCTTCTCCACGGATCAGGATAATGGTATGATCCTGGCCGATTTTGAACATTCCTTACACAAAGAACAGATCGATCATTATTTTAAAATTTTCGCAGAAAAGATTAATGACATGCTTAATGCCTGCGGCTTTCCTTATTGTTCCGGAAATATTATGGCACGTGAGGAAAAGTGGAGGCAGACGAAGACCCATTGGTATGCGAGCATTGATCGCTGGATTAAAAAGATGGATGCCGAAGAAATCAGGGATTTCACGATATTTATGGACTTCCGCCCGATATTCGGTGATTTCTCACTGGCATATGATTTAAAGAAATATGTAACCCGCCGCATACAGAATTCGCTGGGCCTTCACCAGCTGCTGATGAAAGACACTTTACGATTCCGGGTCCCTGTTCAGCCCTTTGGACGCATTACAGGAGTCGGCAAAAGAAAGACCTTGAACTTAAAAAAATCAGCGATTATGCAAATTGTAAATACGATACGCATTTACAGCATGAAATATGGAATAGAAAACATAAATACGATCAGTCGTTTAGATATAATGGCAGAGCAAGAACGTTTCCACCCGCGAGACGCTGAAAATACTAAATTGGCTCTTCATAAACTCATGGCTTTTCGATTAAAAGAGAACCTGCGACAGCTGGAGAATGACGAACCTCTTACTAATGAGCTCCGGTTAACCCAGTTAAATAAGGAAGAAAGACGCTCCCTTAGAGAAGCTTTAAATATAGCTAAACGCCTGCAGCAAGTGCTGGAATTAAGCTATAACCGAAATCGGGTGGTGTAG
- a CDS encoding DUF2627 domain-containing protein yields the protein MRLIALLMLVTPGIIAVIGIKLIRDALFNVFHPVFFHVAIQGIVGLLFVVGGVAFIGGFILHRDRKRNLTKGRFKKK from the coding sequence ATGCGATTAATTGCATTACTAATGCTTGTAACCCCGGGTATTATTGCTGTTATTGGGATAAAATTAATACGTGACGCACTGTTTAACGTCTTTCACCCAGTCTTTTTTCACGTGGCCATTCAAGGGATCGTCGGGCTGCTGTTTGTTGTGGGAGGCGTTGCCTTTATCGGAGGCTTTATCCTTCACCGTGACCGAAAGCGAAATCTAACAAAAGGCCGTTTCAAGAAAAAGTAG
- the bcd gene encoding branched-chain amino acid dehydrogenase — translation MEIFEYMSKYDYEQLVMCHDKASGLKAIIAIHDTTLGPALGGTRMWTYASEEAAIEDALRLAKGMTYKNAAAGLNLGGGKTVIIGNPKEDKNEAMFRAFGRYIQGLNGRYITAEDVGTTEQDMDLIHEETDYVTGISPAFGSSGNPSPVTAYGVYRGMKAAAKEGFGTDSLEGKTVAVQGVGNVAFSLCRHLHEEGARLIVTDINKEAVNRAVEEFGATAVEPDEIYGVDCDIYAPCALGATINDETLQQLKAKVIAGAANNQLKETKHGDILHERGIVYTPDYVINAGGVINVADELNGYNKERAMKRVETIYDNVTRVFEISRRDNIPTYKAADRMAEERIEQMRHSRSQFLQNSHHILSRR, via the coding sequence ATGGAAATTTTTGAGTACATGAGCAAATACGATTATGAGCAGCTAGTAATGTGTCACGATAAAGCCTCTGGTTTAAAAGCGATTATTGCGATTCATGATACAACGCTTGGACCGGCCCTTGGCGGAACAAGAATGTGGACATACGCTTCAGAGGAAGCAGCGATTGAGGATGCTTTACGGCTTGCTAAAGGGATGACCTATAAAAACGCGGCAGCCGGCTTAAACTTAGGCGGAGGAAAAACCGTTATTATCGGAAACCCTAAAGAAGATAAAAATGAAGCAATGTTCAGAGCTTTCGGCCGGTACATTCAAGGGTTAAACGGCCGCTATATTACAGCGGAAGATGTAGGAACTACAGAACAGGATATGGATCTCATTCATGAAGAAACGGATTATGTAACAGGGATCTCACCTGCTTTTGGGTCTTCAGGAAACCCATCCCCGGTTACAGCCTATGGAGTATACCGAGGAATGAAAGCTGCGGCTAAAGAAGGCTTCGGCACTGATTCATTAGAAGGTAAGACCGTTGCTGTCCAGGGTGTAGGAAATGTAGCGTTTAGTCTATGCCGTCATTTACATGAAGAAGGTGCCCGCCTGATCGTAACAGACATCAACAAAGAAGCGGTTAACCGCGCAGTAGAAGAGTTCGGAGCTACAGCTGTAGAGCCTGATGAAATCTACGGAGTGGACTGTGATATATATGCGCCGTGTGCGCTTGGAGCTACGATTAACGATGAAACGCTCCAGCAGCTGAAGGCGAAAGTAATTGCCGGGGCAGCGAACAACCAGCTGAAAGAAACTAAACATGGAGACATTCTTCATGAAAGAGGCATCGTTTATACGCCTGATTATGTCATTAATGCAGGCGGGGTAATCAATGTTGCCGATGAGCTTAACGGCTACAATAAAGAAAGAGCAATGAAACGGGTAGAAACTATTTATGATAATGTAACCCGTGTGTTTGAAATTTCACGGCGCGACAATATTCCAACATATAAAGCTGCTGACCGAATGGCTGAAGAGCGAATTGAACAAATGCGTCATTCCCGCAGCCAATTCCTGCAGAACAGCCATCATATTTTAAGCAGAAGATAA